Sequence from the Salvelinus namaycush isolate Seneca unplaced genomic scaffold, SaNama_1.0 Scaffold3736, whole genome shotgun sequence genome:
GATCTCCCCTCTACCCTTATAGAGAGATAAAGAGCTGATCTCCCCTCTACCCTTTTAGAGAGATAAAGATCTGATCTCCCCTCTACCCTTTTAGAGAGATAACGACCTGATCTCCCCTCTAACCTTTTAGAGAGATAAAGACCTGATCTCCCCTCTAACCTTTTAGAGAGATAAAGACCTGATCTCCCCTCTACCCTTTTAGAGAGATAAAGACCTGATCTCCCCTCTACCCTTATAGAGAGATAAATATCTGATCTCCCCTCTATCCTTATAGAGAGATAAAGATCTGATCTGCCCTCTGCCATTATAGAGAGATAAAGACCTGATCTCCCCTCTATCCTTATAGAGAGATAAAGATCTGATTGCTCCTCTACCCTTTTAACCCTGCCATAATATCCACAAACTGAACATAACTGCCCCCTCTAAACATAATGCCTAGAGTAATGATCAACACTGTCACCGTGGAGATGATCGATAAAAACAACCTCTGTCACCGTGGAGATGACCAATCAAAACACATTCTGTCACCGTGGAGATGACCAATAAAAACACACTCTGTCACCATGGAGATGATCGATAAAAACACACTCTGTCACCGTGGAGATGATCAATAAAAACACATTCTGTCATCGTGGAGATGaccacatatatacacacacacatacatacagacatatatacacacacacacacacacacacacaccagctgtaAAGGATGGTGGAGGAGACAGAAGAAAGTCTTTGGGTTAGGCCAGATCCTGGAGTGTTGCCTGGTCCTGGAGTGTTACCAGGTCCTGGAGTGTTACCTGGTCCTGGAGTGTTGCCAGGTCCTGGAGGGTTACCAGGTCCTGGAGTGTTACCAGGTCCTGGAGTGTTACCAGGTCCTGGAGTGTTACCAGGTCCTGGAGTGTTACCAGGTCCTGGAGTGTTACCAGGTCCTGGAGTGTTACCAGGTTCTGGAGTGTTACCAGGCCCTGGAGTGTTACCAGGTCCTGGAGTGTTACCTGGTCCTGGAGTGTTACCAGGTCCTGGAGTGTTACCAGGTCCTGGAGTGTTCCGAGATAGTGCTAGAATTCCTGAAATGCTTGCAGTGGTTCCAGAAACATTCCTCAGAATAAAAACCTGTACCTCTTTATAAGCAGGAACGTTGGCCGCAGAGCTCAGTTAAAAACAACTCAGACCAGCCACGGGAGAGGTAAAAACCCTGGGTTAGTGTTTGTTTGACCAGCCAAGTCTTTATCAAACAATAAGGCCCTGTTCCAACACATCAATATGCCACCCTTCCTTCCTGCCCTCCTTGAAGGGTTATGGCTAGAAAACACCAATTCATAATTAGTCCTTTAATGTAATGATTCTGAACGCTCTCTCAAGTCCCAATTTTGAAGTTTTAAACTCTCGCAGGACTTTGATATCACTCTAACAATTGCTGCATCCCATCTAGCCAAAACCTCCTTGACGTAGTTAGTCACTAGTCAGATTTAACTGGATTGGTGAAGGCAATCTCGTGGAACCCTCACTTTCATTTATCCCTTTGTCAGTCATAGGACAGGTGGAAGTCATATGGTGGGAAACCACCAATCCCATAAGACTACTGGTGGCTACGGGAACAGAAAGACAATGGCATGTAGCTGTGAAGTTGCTCTGAGTTTGGACTGTAGTTTGGGCTGTAGCTTAGACTGTAGTTTGGGCTGTAACTTGGACTGTAGTTTGGACTAACTTGGACTGTAGTTTGGGCTGTAACTTGGACTGTAGTTTGGGCTGTAACTTGGACTGTAGTTTGGGCTGTAACTTGGACTGTAACTTGGACTGTAGTTTGGGCTGTAACTTAGACTGTAGTTTGGCCTGTAACTTGGACTGTAGTTTGGCCTGTAACATGGACTGTAGTTTGGTCTGTAACTTGGACTGTAGTTTGGGCTGTAACTTGGACTGTAACTTAGACTGTAGTTTGGGCTGTAACTTGGACTGTAGTTTAGACTGTAACTTGGACTGTCGTTTGGGCTGTAACTTGGACTGTCGTTTGGGCTGTAACTTGGACTGTAGTTTGGCCTGTAACTTGGACTGTAGTTTGGGCTGTAACTTGGACTGTAGTTTGGACTGTAACTTGGACTGTCGTTTGGGCTGTAACTTGGACTGTAGTTTGGGCTGTGACTTGGACTGTCGTTTGGGCTATAACTTGGACTGTAGTTTGGGCTGTAACTTGGACTGTAGTTTGGGCTGTAACTTGGACTGTAGTTTAGACTGTAACTTGGACTGTCGTTTGGGCTGTAACTTGGACTGTCGTTTGGGCTGTAACTTGGACTGTAGTTTGGGCTGTAACTTGGACTGTAGTTTGGGCTGTAACTTGGACTGTAGTTTGAACTGTTGATAGTTTGGACTGTTTATAGCAGCGTTTCCCAGCTCTGTCCTGGGGGACCAAATTGGTGCATGTTTGGGTTTTGTCCTtagcacaacacagctgattcaaataagccaagcttgatgacgagttgattatgtaaataagctgtgtagtgctagggaaaaccacccaaaatgtgcaccccttgtaaggtccccaggactgagtttgggaaacattAGTCTGTAGGAAAATGTTCTCAGGCTGACATTTCCCTCACATATCCAGGTCCACAGATGTTTATGGATACGCAACCCCTGGAGAAAGACGATCAATACAAAAGGGAGGGGTCAGGCGAGGTAATTGGCCGTCAGGGAGCAGAGGGGATTGGCCGTCAGGGAGCAGAGGGGATTGGCCGTCAGGGAGCAGAGGGGATTGGCCGTCAGGGAGCAGAGGGGATTGGCCATCAGGGAGCAGAGGGGATTGGCCGTCAGGGAGCAGAGGGGATTGGCCGTCAGGGAGCAGAGGTTTAATATTAGCTTTAATATTGGTGATAAATAAATTCctgtgaaggaaggaaggaaggaaggaaggaaggaaggaaggaaggaaggaaggaaggaaggaaggaaggaaggaagggagctCCCTTTCACCAAGGAAAAGACACTGACTCCCTGAAACACTGTACTGATGCTGTGGGTAGACTGTAATTTCTCTGTTACTGGAAGTCGGAGGtgatgcctgtgtgtgtgtgtgtgtgtgtgtgtgtgtgtgtgtgtgtgtgtgtgtgtgtgtgtgtgtgtgtgtgtgtgtgtgtgtgtgtgtgtgtgtgtgtgtgtgtgtgtgtgtgtgtgtgtgtgtgtgtgtgtgcaacgtGTGCCCTTACAAACTTTACACATCCATCTTCTCTTCAAGGTCAGACGATTATGAGCAGCTAGGGTTGTGCTTCCTGTATTGATTTCAGGCAGACACATGATCTGATGTCTACATTAACATTGTATGATAACAGGCCCCCAGTCTGACAGATTGTGAAGCAGTGAAAGCTTACAGTTCACATACGGGAGACTAGTCATACAACTGCAACCTGGATATGTTTAAAATTAAATGCTTTGCCAGGGTTCTGAAGTGTTCTGGTAGGTTCTGGCAGCATCTCAGTATTTACCTGCTGTCAAAATGTCACCTATCAAGTGGTTGATTTAGTCATGACAAAATGTCACCTATTGAGTAGGGGATTTGGGCATGACAAAATGTCACCTATCGAGCAGGGGATTTGTGCATGACAAAATGTCACCCATCGAGCAGGGGATCTGTGCATGACAAAATGTCACCATCGAGTAGGTTGATTTGGGGGTGACAAAATGCCACCCGTCGGGCAGGGGATTTGTGCATGACAAAATGCCACCCATCGGGCAGGGAATTTGGGCATGACAAAATGCCACCCATCGAGCAGCGGATTTGTGCATGACAAAATGCCACCCATCGGGCAGGGGATTTGGGCATGACAAAATGCCACCCATCGAGCAGCGGATTTGGGCATGACAAAATGCCACCCATCGAGCAGCGGATTTGGGCATGACAAAATGCCACCCATCGAGCAGCGGATTTGGGCATGACAAAATGCCACCCATCGAGTAGGGGATGTGGGCATGACAAAATGCCACCCATCGAGCAGGGGATTTGGGCATGACAAAATGCCAACAGGACGGAGCTTCCATTCCTCCTCTGCCTGTGTTGCCTACTGTCTCAGAATCAGACTGTTATGTGACGTTCTTCTTTCTGTGAGCtccattaaagtgactagtgataccttcattgatccatttattaaagtggctagagatttgagtttGTATGTTGACAGCAGCCTCTCTGGGTTGGTGATGcatgtttatcagtctgatggccttgagatagaagctgtttttcagtctcccggtccctgctttgatgcacctgtactgatctcgccttctggatgatagcggggtgaacaggcagtggctcgggtggttgttgtccttgattatatttttgaccttcctgtgacatcagctACTGTAGGTATccaggagggcaggtagtttgccccccgtGATGGGTTGTGCACTACCTTCtggacaagccaaatttcttcagcctcctgaggtttaagaggcgctgttgcgccttcttccccacgctctctgtgtgggtggaccatttcagtttgtctgtgatgtgtacgctgaggaacttaaaactttccaccttctccactactgtcccgtcgatgtggatggagggggggggggggggggggggggctccctctgctgtttcctgaagtccacaatcatctcgtttgttttgttgacgttgaatgagaggttattttcctgacaccacattccGAGGTGCCTCACCTCCTCCCAGTAGGCCGTcccgtcgttgttggtaatcaagcctaccactgtagtgtcatctgcaaacttgatgattgagttggaggcgtgcatggccacgcagtcatgggtgaacagggagtacaggagagggctcagaacgcacccttgtggagccccagtgttgagggtcagcgaagtggagatgttgtttcctaccttcaccacctgggggtggcccatcaaagtccaggactcagttgcacagggcggggtcaggACCCAGTGTTTCACCTTAATGATGAGtgtggagggtactatggtgttaaatgctgagctgtagtgaacagcattcttacgtaggtattcctcttgtccagatgggatagggcagtgtgcagtgtgatggtggacctattgggacggtaagccaattggagtgggtctagggaatcaggtagggtggaggtgatgtcTCTCCAAGTCTCtccaaggcgactggaaacatgaccgaatacaaacattgtagttattccctctgcaaggcgaccaaacaagcaaagcgtcagtatagagacaaaggagagttgcaattcaacggctcaaacacaagacgtatgtggttgggtctacagacaatcacggattgcaaaaagaaaaccagacaaattaaacaacttctttgctcgctttgaggacaatacagtgccactgacacggcctgcTACTCGCCTGTGGGCGCTCCTTCTCCGTGGCAAACGTGAGTAAAacgtttaaacgtgttaaccctcgcaaggctgcagacccagacggcatccctagccacgtcctcagaacatgcgcagaccagctggctggtgtgtttacggacatattcaatatatcccagtctgttgttcccacatgcttcaagatggccaccattgttcctgttcccaagaaagctaaggtaactgaactaaatgaccatgcgtgtgtgtttgtgtgtatgcatcgGTCCAACACAGGCCCATGCacttgaaaacacacacacacacacacacacacacacacacacacacacacacacacacacacacacacacacacacacacacacacacacacacacacacacacacacacacacacacagcgcacaGTGCCACAGGTGTAAACCCCTCTTCCCCTCCTGTGAGTGAGTATAATCCACAGCAGCACTAATAGCATTACCAGAGCATAGCAAATCTCCTTAGCACCACGCCAGGGACCAGGGGAACCCACAACTCCATCAAgtcacacaaaccacacacacactacactacactacccaggGTGCTTTAGGaaccacactcacactcacaatgGCTACTACACTACCCAGGGTGCTTTAGGaaccacactcacactcacaatgGCTACTACACTACCCAGGGTGCTTTAGGAACCACACTCACAGCTCACAATGGCTACTACACTACCCACGGTGCTTTAGGAACCACACTCACAGCGGCTACTACACTACCCAGGGTGCTTTAGGAACCACAATCACAGCTCACAGGGGCTACTACACTACCCAGGGTGCTTTAGgaaccacactacactacccagGGTGCTTTAggaaccactacactacactacccaggGTGCTTTAGGAACCACACTCACagctactacactacactacccaggGTGCTTTAGGaaccacacacacagctactacactacactacccaggGTGCTTTAGGAACCACACTCAcagccactacactacactacccaggGTGCTTTAGGAACCACACTCACagctactacactacactacccaggGTGCTTTAGGAACCACACTCAcagccactacactacactacccaggGTGCTTTAGgaaccacactacactacccagGGTGCTTTAGgaaccacactacactacccagGGTGCTTTAGgaaccacactacactacccagGGTGCTTTAAgaaccacactacactacactacccaggGTGCTTTAGGTACCACTACACTTGCCATTTAGGTCCAAGAAAGGAACTACCAGCACACAAGGAGCCAGACAAATGGGAAACGTAGCAGGAGATACTTGAAAGAAATTGATCAGCGAGACAAGGAGCGAAGGATGGAGCAAAGGTTGTAGCGAAAGACTGCTATtcctaggagagagagaggtattctgggagagagagagtggtattctgggagagagagagtggtattctgggagagagagagtggtagtctgggagagagagagtggtattcTGGGAGCGAGAGAGTGCtattctgggagagagagagtggtattctgggagagagcgagagtgctATTCCTaggagagagaggtattctgggagagagagagtggtattctgggagagagcgagagtgctattcctaggagagagagaggtattctggGAGAGAGTCTAGGGTTAATGTTGTGGAGCTGGAGTTAGATGGAGAAGGCAGGAGGCTAGTGTAGGGTTAATGGTGTGGAGCTGGAGTTAGATGGAGAAGGCAGGAGGCTAGTGTAGGGTTAATGGTGTGGAGCTGGAGTTAGATGGAGAAGGCAGGAGGCTAGTGTAGGGTTAATGGTGTGGAGCTGGAGTTAGATGGAGAAGGCAGGAGGCTAGTGTAGGGTTAATGGTGTGGAGCTGGAGTTAGATGGAGAAGGCAGGAGGCTAGTGTAGGGTTAATGGTGTGGAGCTGGAGTTAGATGGAGAAGGCAGGAGGCTAGTATAGGGTTAATGGTGTGGAGCTGGAGTTAGATGGAGAAGGCAGGAGGCTAGTGTAGGGTTAATGGTGTGGAGCTGGGGTTAGATGGAGAAGGCAGGAGGCTAGTGTAGGGTTAATGGTGTGGAGCTGGGGTTAGATGGAGAAGGCAGGAGGCTAGTGTAGGGTTAATGGTGTGGAGCTAGATGGAGAAGGCAGGAGGCTAGTGTAGGGTTAATGGTGTGGAACTGGAGTTAGATGGAGAAGGCAGGAGGCTAGTGTAGGGTTAATGGTGTGGAGCTGGAGTTAGATGGAGAAGGCAGGAGGCTAGTATAGGGTTAATGGTGTGGAACTGGAGTTAGATGGAGAAGGCAGGAGGCTAGTATAGGGTTAATGGTGTGGAGCTGGAGTTAGATGGAGAAGGCAGGAGGCTAGTGTAGGATTAATGGTGTGGAGCTGGAGTTAGATGGAGAAGGCAGGAGGCTAGTGTAGGGTTAATGGTGTGGAGCTGGAGTTAGATGGAGAAGGCAGGAGGCTAGTCTAGGGTTAATGGTGTGGAGCTGGAGTTAGATGGAGAAGGCAGGAGGCTAGTGTAGGGTTAATGGTGTGGAGCTGGAGTTAGATGGAGAAGGCAGGAGGCTAGTCTAGGGTTAATGGTGTGGAGCTGGGGTTAGATGGAGAAGGCAGGAGGCTAGTGTAGGGTTAATGGTGTGGAGCTGGGGTTAGATGGAGAAGGCAGGAGGCTAGTGTAGGGTTAATGGTGTGGAGCTGGAGTTAGATGGAGAAGGCAGGAGGCTAGTGTAGGGTTAATGGTGTGGAGCTGGAGTTAGATGGAGAAGGCAGGAGGCTAGTGTAGGGTTAATGGTGTGGAGCTGGGGTTAGATGGAGAAGGCAGGAGGCTAGTGTAGGGTTAATGGTGTGGAGCTGGAGTTAGATGGAGAAGGCAGGAGGCTAGTGTAGGGTTAATGGTGTGGAGCTGGAGTTAGATGGAGAAGGCAGGAGGCTAGTGTAGGGTTAATGGTGTGGAGCTGGGGTTAGATGGAGAAGGCAGGAGGCTAGTGTAGGGTTAATGGTGTGGAGCTGGAGTTAGATGGAGAAGGCAGGAGGCTAGTGTAGGGTTAATGGTGTGGAGCTGGGGTTAGATGGAGAAGGCAGGAGGCTAGTGTAGGGTTAATGGTGTGGAGCTGGAGTTAGATGGAGAAGGCAGGAGGCTAGTGTAGGGTTAATGGTGTGGAGCTGGGGTTAGATGGAGAAGGCAGGAGGCTAGTGTAGGGTTAATGGTGTGGAGCTGGGGTTAGATGAAGGCAGGAGGCTAGTGTAGGGTTAATGGTGTGGAGCTGGAGTTAGATGGAGAAGGCAGGAGGCTAGTGTAGGGTTAATGGTGTGGAGCTGGGGTTAGATGGAGAAGGCAGGAGGCTAGTGTAGGGTTAATGGTGTGGAGCTGGAGTTAGATGGAGAAGGCAGGAGGCTAGTGTAGGGTTAATGGTGTGGAGCTGGAGTTAGATGGAGAAGGCAGGAGGCTAGTGTAGGGTTAATGGTGTGGAGCTGGAGTTAGATGGAGAAGGCAGGAGGCTAGTCTAGGGTTAATGGTGTGGAGCTGGAGTTAGATGGAGAAGGCAGGAGGCTAGTGTAGGGTTAATGGTGTGGAGCTGGAGTTAGATGGAGAAGGCAGGAGGCTAGTGTAGGGTTAATGGTGTGGAGCTGGAGTTAGATGGAGAAGGCAGGAGGCTAGTGTAGGGTTAATGGTGTGGAGCTGGAGTTAGATGGAGAAGGCAGGAGGCTAGTGTAGGGTTAATGGTGTGGAGCTGGAGTTAGATGGAGAAGGCAGGAGGCTAGTGTAGGGTTAATGGTGTGGAGCTGGAGTTAGATGGAGAAGGCAGGAGGCTAGTGTAGGGTTAATGGTGTGGAGCTGGAGTTAGATGGAGAAGGCAGGAGGCTAGTGTAGGGTTAATGGTGTGGAGCTGGGGTTAGATGGAGAAGGCAGGAGGCTAGTGTAGGGTTAATGGTGTGGAGCTGGAGTTAGATGGAGAAGGCAGGAGGCTAGTGTAGGGTTAATGGTGTGGAACTGGAGTTAGATGGAGAAGGCAGGAGGCTAGTCTAGGGTTAATGGTGTGGAGCTGGAGTTAGATGGAGAAGGCAGGAGGCTAGTGTAGGGTTAATGGTGTGGAGCTGGAGTTAGATGGAGAAGGCAGGAGGCTAGTGTAGGGTTAATGGTGTGGAGCTGGAGTTAGATGGAGAAGGCAGGAGGCTAGTGTAGGGTTAATGGTGTGGAGCTGGAGTTAGATGGAGAAGGCAGGAGGCTAGTGTAGGGTTAATGGTGTGGAGCTGGAGTTAGATGGAGAAGGCAGGAGGCTAGTGTAGGGTTAATGGTGTGGAACTGGAGTTAGATGGAGAAGGCAGGAGGCTAGTCTAGGGTTAATGGTGTGGAGCTGGAGTTAGATGGAGAAGGCAGGAGGCTAGTGTAGGGTTAATGGTGTGGAGCTGGGGTTAGATGGAGAAGGCAGGAGGCTAGTGTAGGGTTAATGGTGTGGAACTGGAGTTAGATGTGGCTGGTTTAATTGAGGCTGTTGCAGGGAGGAGGCAGCATGATGTATGATGTAATATCAATACACATCTGCACTGCTTCAGACCACTGCACTGTGAGCCAACCCTATCAGTCAACAAGTCCCATTACATACAAGACtctaaatggtgtgtgtgtgtgtgtgtgtgtgtgtgtgtgtgtgtgtgtgtgtgtgtgtgtgtgtgtgtgtgtgtgtgtgtgtgtgtgtgtgtgtgtgtgtgtgtgtgtgtgtgtgtgtcagaaagtgaaagaaatagagagagagagaaatctgaaGGAGAGACCAAGAGAGACCAGGAATGACCGACAGAGACCAACAGAGACAGAAAACCGAAGGAGGGACTGAAGACTGAAGGAGAGACCAGAAGAAACCAACAAGGACAGAAGAGACCAGGGGAAACCAACAGAGATCAACAGAGAccaggagagagtgtgtgtgtttgagagagagagagagagtgtggttcCTGCTGTGGTGCCTGCTGTGGTTCCTGATGTGGTGCCTGCTGTGGTTCCTGCTGTGGTGCCTGCTGTGGTTCCTGCTGTGGTGCCTGCTGTGGTGCCTGCTGTGGTGCCTGCTGTGGTGCCTGCTGTGGTGCCTGCTGTGGTTCCTGCTGTGGTGCCTGCTGTGGTTCCTGCTGTGGTGCCTGCTGTGGTTCCTGCTGTGGTGCCTGCTGTGGTTCCTGCTGTGGTTCCTGCTGTGGTTCCTGCTGTGGTGCCTGCTGTGGTTCCTGCTGTGGTGCCTGATGTGGTTCCTGCTGTGGTGCCTGCTGTGGTTCCTGCTGTGGTTCCTGCTGTGGTGCCTGCTGTGGTTCCTGCTGTGGTGCCTGCTGTGGTTCCTGCTGTGGTGCCTGCTGTGGTTCCTGCTGTGGTGCCTGCTGTGGTTCCTGCTGTGGTTCCTGCTGTGGTGCCTGCTGTGGTTCCTGCTGTGGTGCCTGCTGTGGTTCCTGCTGTGGTTCCTGCTGTGGTGCCTGCTGTGGTTCCTGCTGTGGTGCCTGCTGTGGTTCCTGCTGTGGTGCCTGCTGTGGTGCCTGCTGTGGTGCCTGCTGTGGTTCCTGCTGTGGTTCCTGCTGTGGTTCCTGCTGTGGTGCCTGCTGTGGTTCCTGCTGTGGTTCCTGCTGTGGTTCCTGCTGTGGTGCCTGCTGTGGTGCCTGCTGTGGTTCCTGCTGTGGTTCCTGCTGTGGTTCCTGCTGTGGTTCCTGCTGTGGTGCCTGCTGTGGTTCCTGCTGTGGTTCCTGCTGTGGTGCCTGATGTGGTGCCTGCTGTGGTGCCTGCTGTGGTTCCTGCTGTGGTGCCTGCTGTGGTGCCTGCTGTGGTGCCTGCTGTGGTGCCTGCTGTGGTTCCTGCTGTGGTGCCTGCTGTGGTTCCTGCTGTGGTGCCTGCTGTGGTGCCTGCTGTGGTTCCTGCTGTGGTGCCTGCTGTGGTGCCTGCACGGATTCCAATGCCGGTGTGTGCCAGGTTGTCAGTGTGTgccatgtgtttgtgtgcgtgagtgcgtgcTTACAAATGATAATAACAAATTACCTCCCTCCTCCAGCAAATTCAGAAGCTCTGATAACCAGACCAGTCCACCGAGACACATCAAAAACATTGAAAACAATATGATCAATAATCCAAGAGATGTAAGGCAAGAAGGATCCTGTCATCCAACGACTACGAAGATACAGATCTGTACCAGAGGTACAACAATGTCACCACGCCTTGTAAACTGGAACCTTCCGCATTGCGTACACATCTAAGTATAATATTAGAAATGCTGGTTCTAAATCCTGGGGGATTGACATCATGAGGGTGTTATATGGGCTTGGTGTagttactgtataatactacaggTCAGGGTGTTATATATTATagttactgtataatactacaggTCAGGGTATTATATAGTATAGTTACTGTATCATACTACAGGTCAGGGTATTATATTTATAGTTACTGTATCGTACTACAGGTCAGGGTGTTATATATTATagttactgtataatactacaggtcagggtattatatagtatagttactgtataatactacaggTCAGGGTGTTATATATTATagttactgtataatactacaggtcagggtattatatagtatagttactgtataatactacaggtcagggtattatatagtatagttactgtataatactacaggTCAGGGTGTTATATATTATagttactgtataatactacaggtcagggtattatatagtatagttactgtataatactacaggTTAGGGTATTATATATTCTAGTTACTATATCGTACTACAGGTCAGGGTATTATATTTATAGTTACTGTATCGTACTACAGGTCAGGGTGTTATATGGGCTTGGTGTAGTTACTGTATAAAACTACAGGTCAGGGTGTTATATATTATagttactgtataatactacaggtcagggtattatatagtatagttactgtataatactacaggTCAGGGTGTTATATATTATagttactgtataatactacaggTCAGGGTATTATATAGTATAGTTACTGTATCGTACTACAGGTTAGGGTATTATATATTCTAgtactgtataatactacaggtcagggtattatatagtataggtactgtagtgtactacATGACAGGGTATTATATATTATagttactgtataatactacaggACAGGGTATTATATATTATagttactgtataatactacaggACAGGGAATTATATATTACAGTTACTGAATAATACTACAGGTCAGGGTATTATATAGTATAGTACCTGTATAATACTACAGGTCAGGGTATTATATATTACAGTTACTGTATATTACTACAGGACATGGTATTATATATTATAGTTACTGTATATTACTACAGGTCAGGGTATTATATATtctagttacagtatattactacaggACAGGGTATTATATATTATagttactgtataatactacaggACAGGGTATTATATATTATagttactgtataatactacaggACAGGGTATTATATATTATagttactgtataatactacaggACAGGGTATTATATATTATagttactgtataatactacaggTCAGGGtattatatatatagtatagtttttttttgtggatgtcacgttctgacctttatttcctttgttttgtttatATT
This genomic interval carries:
- the LOC120040694 gene encoding ATP synthase subunit a-like gives rise to the protein MWCLLWFLLWCLLWFLLWCLLWCLLWCLLWCLLWCLLWFLLWCLLWFLLWCLLWFLLWCLLWFLLWFLLWFLLWCLLWFLLWCLMWFLLWCLLWFLLWFLLWCLLWFLLWCLLWFLLWCLLWFLLWCLLWFLLWFLLWCLLWFLLWCLLWFLLWFLLWCLLWFLLWCLLWFLLWCLLWCLLWCLLWFLLWFLLWFLLWCLLWFLLWFLLWFLLWCLLWCLLWFLLWFLLWFLLWFLLWCLLWFLLWFLLWCLMWCLLWCLLWFLLWCLLWCLLWCLLWCLLWFLLWCLLWFLLWCLLWCLLWFLLWCLLWCLHGFQCRCQIQKL